TGAGCATTAAGGGGACATGGTCAATGGTACTCTACGTAGTCTCGATTCCGCTCGCCTTCGTTCATCCGGCAATATCCTGCGGGTTGTTCGCGGTGGTGCTCACGATGTGGTTCATTCCCGATAAGAAAGTTGAGAAGATCTTGATCGAGGGTTAGTCTCTCAGCTCATCTGCGCTGAGTGGAATTCGTTCGCCCTTCAGCTCCGCGATTCGCTGTCTGAATTCGAACTCCGGAGTCCTCGAATAGAGTAAAACGTACCGAGAGAGAGCCTCCGACTCGTGTCCCGCCACCTCAAACTTCCAGAGTCTATAATGAAGCTCGGCACGCTGCTCTTCGTCAACTGTATCTCCGAGCATGCCTTCCATCTTGGCTATTACAGATTCCACCTTGCCCTCTGTGGCATCCATACGCGCCAGAAGTAGCTGGCCAGTGAATAGTACATCTGACATTCCAAGGTCTACGGCACTAGCGAGTCCTTCCATTGCGCTACTCCGTGCCTCTGCTAGCAACTCTTCTTTACCTTTTTCCAACTGGCGTGGAAAGGAATCTGGTCTATTTTCAATGGCTTGTTCCAACAGTACTCTTGCAATGCATAGTAGCCAGATTGTCATCCCGTATCGTGACCTAATTTGTGAATGACCCTCGAGAGCCAAGCGATAGCTCCGTAGCGCGTCATCGTAACGACCTTGAGACTCGTAAACGGCGCCAATCTCACCGAATCCCGCCGCAATCCCGCGCCGCGCCCCAAGCGATTCCTCGAGAGCAAGATAACGGTGATGATAATCCAACGCCTCCTCAAAATGCCCCTCTTTATGGAGAACGGTTCCCATGTTGCCGAGCGCAACTGCGCTCGATTGTGCATCGCCCAGTGCGTCGGCGATCGATAAACTCCGACGCAGGTTGACCTTGGCATTTGAATAGTGTCCCTCAACGACCTCAATCATTCCAATATTGCCGAGCGTCACTGCCATTCCTCTCATGTCTCCCATCGCCTCGGCAAGCGATAGGCGGCGCCCATAGCACTCCAACGCCAGACTATAATGGCCCTGCTCGCCATGCACGCTTCCAATGTTTGCAATTGCGATCGATGCGCCGTGCTTGTCGCCGATTGATTCCGCAAGTGCAAGTCGCTTTTCATAATACGACATTGCTTCCGGATAGCGGCTTTGACTCCAATGGATGAGGCCGATACTCCCGACACTATTCATTACGCGATGCGGCTCGCCAAGCGCTTCAGCGATTTTGAGCGAGGCAGCAAAATGAGACATTGCCAAGTCGTAATCGCCACGCCGCCGCATGATTTCGCCGATGCCACAATGCGCTTGATATTGATACCTCGGAGCATGCGCGTTCTCCGACCAAGCGAGCAGTTCTTCAGCAAGTTGTAGTGCAACATCATAGCTTCCACGAATCTCGAAGAAGGCGTGCAGGTACTTCAGAGCATCGGGTAATAAGCTGGAGCGTTGTCCTCTAACTAGGTCGAGTGCATCAGAGTAGTATCGCGCTGGCTCGTAACCGCTTGTCGAGAGCGGAGCCCATAGCGCGAGCAAATCGAACTTGCTTTCACTGTCATAGAGTGCCACAAAGAGCGGAATTTGTGCTAGTGCGTTTGCCAGGCGCTCCTGCTCGTTGGCACGAGCGAGTTGATACGTCAACTCACGGGCGAGTCGAAGTGGGATCATGAGTTAGCCTCGCGGGAAGTAGGCTGGAGTTCATTAGGTTGTGTCATCCGGGGAGGAATGAGTTTGAACAAAAATACGCAAAAACAGAAGAGCCGCTTTGTTTCCCAAGCGGCTCTTGTCCTATTCTAAGCTTTCCGTGCTTTACGAAGCCAGCGTCTTCGCCTTCTCGACTGCTTCCTCGATCGTGCCGACCATATAGAAGGCATTCTCGGGCAGGTGATCGTATTCGCCGGCGAGCAC
The nucleotide sequence above comes from Bacteroidota bacterium. Encoded proteins:
- a CDS encoding tetratricopeptide repeat protein, which translates into the protein MIPLRLARELTYQLARANEQERLANALAQIPLFVALYDSESKFDLLALWAPLSTSGYEPARYYSDALDLVRGQRSSLLPDALKYLHAFFEIRGSYDVALQLAEELLAWSENAHAPRYQYQAHCGIGEIMRRRGDYDLAMSHFAASLKIAEALGEPHRVMNSVGSIGLIHWSQSRYPEAMSYYEKRLALAESIGDKHGASIAIANIGSVHGEQGHYSLALECYGRRLSLAEAMGDMRGMAVTLGNIGMIEVVEGHYSNAKVNLRRSLSIADALGDAQSSAVALGNMGTVLHKEGHFEEALDYHHRYLALEESLGARRGIAAGFGEIGAVYESQGRYDDALRSYRLALEGHSQIRSRYGMTIWLLCIARVLLEQAIENRPDSFPRQLEKGKEELLAEARSSAMEGLASAVDLGMSDVLFTGQLLLARMDATEGKVESVIAKMEGMLGDTVDEEQRAELHYRLWKFEVAGHESEALSRYVLLYSRTPEFEFRQRIAELKGERIPLSADELRD